The proteins below come from a single Microcoleus sp. FACHB-68 genomic window:
- a CDS encoding NAD(P)H-quinone oxidoreductase subunit 4 has translation MIADQFPWLTAIVLLPLVAALLIPFLPDKDGKRVRWYALGVAVADFALMCFVFWNHYNPSSAAFQLVEQYAWVPQLGINWSVSVDGVSAPLVLLAGLVTTLSIFAAWQVDLKPRLFYFLMLVLYSAQIGVFVAQDVMLLFIMWEVELIPVYLLVSIWGGQKRQYAAMKFLIYTAAASIFILVAGLGMAFTGDHFTFDMVELGLKDYPLGLELLLYAGLLIAFGVKLAVFPLHTWLPDAHGEASSPVSMVLAGVLLKMGGYGLIRLNLGLLSDAHVYFAPVLAILGVINIVYGALNSFAQTNMKRRLAYSSVSHMGFVLLGIASFTDLGINGAMLQMISHGLIASLLFFLAGVTYDRTHTMAMKEMGGIAQAMPTVFALFTMGVMASLALPGMSGFVGELSVFVGITTSDIYSSTFRTVTVLLAAVGVILTPVYLLSMLRQVFYNSGEIPTCDIAPICDLSDVDLKNQGNQAPVCFGTNCSLPIDSEFTDARPREVFIAACFLVLIIGLGIYPNMGMQMYDVKTVAVNTQVRQSYIQIAEANPQIYAKRFLIPKVAQSDVVPVVKIAEGTPR, from the coding sequence ATGATAGCGGATCAATTTCCCTGGCTGACTGCAATAGTCTTGCTGCCACTCGTTGCGGCACTGCTAATCCCCTTTCTCCCCGATAAAGACGGTAAGCGTGTGCGGTGGTATGCACTGGGCGTAGCTGTTGCAGATTTTGCCTTAATGTGCTTCGTCTTCTGGAATCATTACAATCCCAGCAGCGCTGCATTTCAACTCGTCGAGCAATATGCCTGGGTGCCTCAGTTAGGCATAAACTGGTCAGTTTCCGTCGATGGCGTTTCCGCCCCGCTAGTGCTTCTGGCAGGATTAGTCACCACACTCTCGATTTTTGCAGCGTGGCAAGTCGATCTTAAACCCCGCCTGTTCTATTTCCTGATGCTGGTGCTGTATTCGGCACAGATCGGGGTATTCGTCGCGCAAGACGTAATGCTGCTATTCATTATGTGGGAAGTCGAACTGATTCCCGTGTATCTCCTCGTCTCGATTTGGGGAGGGCAAAAGCGTCAGTACGCTGCGATGAAGTTCTTAATTTATACCGCTGCTGCTTCTATTTTTATTTTGGTTGCCGGCTTGGGAATGGCATTCACCGGCGATCATTTCACCTTCGATATGGTCGAACTCGGCTTAAAGGATTACCCACTTGGTTTAGAATTGCTGCTTTATGCCGGCTTGCTGATTGCCTTTGGCGTCAAGCTAGCTGTTTTCCCCCTGCACACCTGGCTACCGGATGCACACGGCGAAGCCTCTTCTCCCGTCTCAATGGTATTAGCCGGCGTCCTGCTAAAAATGGGCGGATACGGTTTAATTCGCCTCAACTTAGGACTGCTTTCTGACGCACACGTTTACTTTGCGCCGGTTTTAGCAATTCTAGGCGTGATCAATATTGTCTACGGGGCGCTAAACTCGTTTGCCCAGACGAATATGAAGCGACGCCTCGCCTATTCGTCGGTTTCTCACATGGGATTTGTCCTGTTGGGAATTGCCTCCTTTACCGACTTGGGAATCAACGGCGCAATGCTGCAAATGATTTCCCACGGTTTGATTGCTTCCTTACTCTTCTTTTTAGCCGGCGTGACGTACGATCGCACCCACACAATGGCAATGAAAGAAATGGGCGGAATTGCTCAAGCAATGCCCACAGTTTTTGCCCTATTTACAATGGGTGTAATGGCATCCTTGGCATTACCGGGAATGAGCGGTTTTGTCGGTGAACTCTCCGTTTTTGTGGGAATCACAACCAGCGACATCTACAGCTCAACCTTCCGCACCGTAACGGTTTTACTCGCTGCCGTGGGAGTCATTCTGACGCCGGTTTATCTGCTTTCGATGCTGCGACAAGTCTTTTACAATTCCGGTGAAATACCCACCTGCGACATTGCACCAATCTGCGATCTCAGTGATGTAGATTTGAAGAATCAGGGAAATCAAGCGCCGGTTTGCTTTGGTACAAATTGTAGCTTGCCTATCGATTCAGAATTTACCGATGCCAGACCTCGTGAAGTATTTATTGCAGCTTGTTTTCTCGTGTTAATTATCGGCCTTGGCATCTACCCAAATATGGGAATGCAAATGTACGATGTCAAAACGGTTGCAGTGAATACCCAGGTTCGCCAATCTTATATCCAAATCGCAGAAGCAAATCCCCAGATTTATGCGAAGAGATTTTTAATTCCGAAGGTTGCACAGTCGGACGTTGTGCCGGTTGTCAAAATCGCCGAGGGTACTCCCAGATAA
- a CDS encoding Uma2 family endonuclease produces the protein MSNLTLQLPPVLKLTDEQFEQLAAANQDLQLELTAKGELIIMPPTGGETGNRNLDIEGQLWLWNRQTRLGKAFDSSTGFRLPKGGTRSPDASWVSIKRWEALTQEERKKFLPLCPDFAIELVSETDDVEETRKKMQEYISNGLRLGWLINPKIRQVEIYRPNQEVEVLESPATLSGEDVLPAFILDLQAVFE, from the coding sequence ATGAGTAATTTGACTCTACAATTACCGCCGGTTCTTAAATTGACTGACGAGCAGTTTGAACAACTTGCTGCGGCTAACCAAGATTTGCAACTAGAACTCACCGCTAAAGGAGAATTAATTATCATGCCGCCGACGGGAGGAGAAACGGGAAACCGGAATCTGGATATAGAAGGACAGCTTTGGCTTTGGAACCGGCAAACACGTCTGGGAAAAGCCTTTGATTCTTCTACAGGGTTTCGGTTGCCGAAAGGTGGCACTCGTTCTCCTGATGCTTCTTGGGTGAGTATAAAGCGATGGGAAGCTTTGACGCAAGAGGAAAGAAAGAAATTCCTACCCTTGTGTCCCGACTTTGCAATCGAATTGGTTTCGGAAACAGATGATGTGGAAGAAACCCGGAAAAAAATGCAGGAGTATATTAGTAATGGGCTGCGTTTGGGGTGGTTGATTAATCCTAAAATTCGGCAAGTAGAAATTTATCGCCCGAATCAAGAAGTTGAGGTTTTAGAATCTCCCGCTACGTTATCGGGTGAAGATGTTCTGCCGGCATTTATTTTAGATTTACAAGCAGTTTTTGAATAG
- a CDS encoding type II toxin-antitoxin system VapC family toxin, whose amino-acid sequence MTTPLRCVVDASVGIKQFVPDPLSSKVKQLFAHLAIPGTEFFIPDLFYIETANILWKYVRARLYAAADVPADLATLKGMSLRVTSTAELMEEAVNIAINYGISAYDASYVALSQRVKAPLLTLDQKLVNSLATAPYDVRLFTDFSIPSLP is encoded by the coding sequence ATGACAACTCCTTTGCGATGCGTCGTTGATGCGAGTGTGGGAATTAAGCAATTTGTTCCCGATCCCTTATCCTCAAAAGTTAAGCAACTGTTCGCCCACCTCGCCATTCCTGGAACAGAATTCTTTATCCCAGACTTGTTTTATATCGAAACAGCTAACATCCTTTGGAAATATGTTCGTGCAAGACTGTACGCTGCTGCGGATGTTCCGGCAGACTTAGCCACTCTCAAAGGTATGTCTTTGCGCGTCACTTCCACGGCTGAGTTAATGGAAGAAGCGGTTAATATTGCCATAAATTACGGAATTTCTGCCTACGATGCCTCTTATGTAGCTCTTTCGCAGCGAGTTAAAGCACCACTGCTAACTTTAGATCAAAAGCTAGTGAATTCCTTAGCAACTGCACCTTATGATGTGCGGTTGTTTACTGACTTCTCTATCCCATCCTTGCCCTAA
- a CDS encoding Arc family DNA-binding protein, giving the protein MAILTIDNLPDDLLEQIQKLANQNHQPINEQVINLLKQALQKPQPPLKFLVSPETDPTWEERCKATPQLLAEIEQRLEQRRVDNANVEWPDSTALLREDRDR; this is encoded by the coding sequence ATGGCAATCCTCACCATCGATAACCTACCCGATGACTTATTGGAGCAAATTCAGAAACTTGCCAACCAAAACCATCAACCTATTAACGAACAAGTCATCAACTTATTAAAACAAGCTCTACAAAAGCCCCAACCTCCCCTCAAATTCCTTGTTTCCCCTGAAACAGATCCCACTTGGGAAGAACGCTGTAAAGCCACCCCACAACTACTCGCTGAAATTGAGCAGCGGCTAGAACAGCGTCGTGTTGACAATGCTAATGTTGAATGGCCAGATAGCACGGCTTTACTTAGAGAGGATCGGGATAGATGA